The window CGGCATCAACAAAATCTCCTTCAAGAACCCCTTCTGATATTACTATCATTTGGTTAAATAAAGGGAATATAGGAATGCTATTTTGATCCTGGCATTCTTTTATTTGCTCTGAAACAACGGTTATGCCATACTCAGCCCCTTCAATAAAACCATCGCCATTTGATTGAGCTTCAAATAAATTAATTGTTTTATTTATAAATATAAACTTTAGAATCCATGAATGATAGGCAATAGTCTGATTGTCATTTATTATAGGCTTATAATCGAGAAAATAGTTAATAAGATAGGTTAATAACTGTATATATTGATTTTCATCTTTTTCGCATGTCATAAGTCTAAGTTCAAACCCAATAAATCGCTTTAAACCTGTTGTAATTAAATAATTATTTTGATTTGTTATTCTAATAGTTCTAATAATTCTCATGTTATCTATAATTTCTTTTTAGCCTGGGTAACTTCCCCTGCTTGCCTTAGACTGCAACCAATACATTGAGGATATAAATCTTGAGAGCCTCCCGCAGGTGTCAATGCATTTGGTGGTTGATGATCAAGTACAAAATTTCCGCTTTTTGTGCCGGGGTCAGTAGTACCACAAGTATGACATCCTGTGTCGTATCCGATCTGATTCATTGCTGCTCGCTCATCAAGCGTAAAATTACGCGTGGCGCCACGAGCGGGAATAGATTCCCCTGCAAATGGTCCGGGTTCTAATGTACTAACCGGCTTGGTCAAGCCAGATAAATCTGCGGCAGCTCCTTCACGAACTAAATTTGCTAAGGGAGTCATAGCTTTACTTACGGCAGCTCCTGCCCGCAACATCTACAACATTTGCCGTGCTATTACCAATTATTGGTCCTCCGGTTTTAGCGTTGTCTGTTACAACCGACTTAATAAGCGTAAAGCTTTCTTTTGCTCTATCGTAATTTCCTCCTGTAGCAGCATTTAATATAGTTTCTACGGGGTGCTTTTGAGCGTTAATCGCCATTCCCACTAATGCCTTCTTCGCTGTCGTTAGAGGGTTGGTAGTTAAAACCTGTTTAATTGCCTGGTAGTGGCCAACGAAACTTTGCTTGATTTCATGACCCCATGCTTGCCAATCAGGCCACATACCATCAGGATCTTCAAACCTTATTGGGTCATCAAAACCATAAACGTAAGGCGACCATCGTCTCCCTTTCTCAGCCAACGGGTCAACCGCTCCCCACCTTCCAATCACCGGATCATAGAACCTCGCGCCGTAATCGTATAGCCTCGTCTCGTCCTGCAACTCCTTGTGATTGTAAAGATAGTGATTTGGAGAACTTGGCAAAGTACCGATCAAACTTTGTATGGTATACCCAAACGCATAATAATCATTTCTTTGCGAATTCAGCGGCGTAAGCTGATTCGCCGCGTCCGACGGGTCCCAGGTGGTGGTCAGCCTGGTGTTGCCCAGGTGGTCCTTCAGGTCGTACTCGTATTTGTACACCGTTCCGTTTTTCCTCGCCCTCCCTTCTTCGGTCTGGATAAAAGAAATCACGGGATAGGTCCCGGTATATTCGTACTGGATGCCGTTCACGTACTCCGTGACAGTGGTCGTGCTTCCGCTTGTCGACAGCTTCCTCAGCTTCCTGCCCGCGGCATCGTAGATGTAGGCGACCGATATGCCTGCCCTGACCGCCGTCTGCGGCAGGTTGAGCATGTTGTAGGTTTGGGTAAGCCCCTTGTTCAGGTCCATCAGCTGGTTGCCGTTGCCGTCATAGGTGTATTCTGCCGCCTGGTTCGCGCCGTTGATGAAGCCCGCTGCCGTGCCCAGTTCGTCGATCCGATCTATCTTGTTCCCACTTACGTATGTGTACGTCAGGCTGTCAATCGCTATGCGGGAGCTTGCAGGCTTGTCGTACCTGTTCAGCTTCGTGATGTTGCCCATCACGTCGTAGGTCACGTTCTCATTATAAAAATTGTCGTTGGGGGTCGTGGTGGTGCTCACCGCGTTGGTCAGCCGGTTCAGCTTGTCGTAGGCGTAGTTATAGGTAAGGGCCGGGTAGCTGGTGCCCGACAGGGCCGTCGTCTTCACCGTGGTGCTGCCAATGTTTCCGTTGTACTGCGGCGTTGCCGCGTTGTCGTACTTCAGCTCCATGCCAAACTGGTCGTTGGTATCGGTATTGGTAATCCCGCCGTCGACACTTAGGGTGGGGTTGTTGATGTTCGTCAGCCAACCCCTTGGGTTGTAGCGGTAGTCTACGTTCTGCAGGAAGTTGGAGGTACCGTTGATGGAATGCAGGCCTTTTTTGGTCAGCTGGCCTATCTCGTTGTAACTGGCCAGCGATACCCGTACAGCCCCCTGGATGGTGTTGGTGCTGTCCTGAAGCTGGCTGGAGTTCGATCTGCGCCTGCCCATGTGGTCGTAGGAGTAGCCTTCCGACGACAGTAGTTTCTGAATGGGGGAGGTTTTGGCGGCGTTGGCGACATAATGCCGCCTTAAATTGGATATCACCTGCTTTACGAAGTTGTACCCGGTTGTCACGTCGTCGTAGTTGTACTGGCTCAGCGACGACGAGCCGTCCACGTAATGTTGGTTTTTGACTTTTAAATTTTAACTTTTGACTTAATAATGGCGTACCCCTGCCGGTAGAAGCAGGGTCAGGCTATTCACTCATACTACACAGGCCTTAGCCACAGGCCGGTACCCGTTTCTATCCTTTACGCGAGCTGCGGGTATACAAAAACACCCGGATGAAATTAATCATCCGAGTGTTGCATATTTATTACTTAACTTAGCATGGCGTTTACCTATCAGCGGGCCACAAGCCAGGAGACTTGCGGCAGCGCAAGCCTTGCGGCAGCGAAAGAAAAACGCTTGCGGTAGCTGGAGGTACCACAGGCCAGGAGGCCTGCGGTAGCGTTCAAAAAGCCCTCGCGGTAGCGGGGGTACTAATCGTAATACCCTTTCTTAAACACAATTACCGATTCGCTAACTTCATTCGGAGAATCATCTCTGTTCGGGGCATACACACCTACACCGAATTTATAAGATGTAAAGCCTGTATACGTAATCTCTAACCCATCGTCCCACTCTGCAATTTGCTCTTCGACCGATGCATAGGGCAAGTTTAACAGTTCAATCGTAAACAAAATCGGATTTGCGGGCTTCACTATTTCTATTGCCTCACATAAAAAATCTTCATCATAACCTATAAAAAGCCCTAAATTTTCGAAAAAATCAGTTGGGGTTTTAGAAAATTGGTTACGGTAAAATTCAATATTAGGCTCTTTTAGGAGTTTCCTGATTTCATTTCTATGTAGTCCCAAAGTGATATTTCCGAGAGACTCATATGGCTTTATTGTGTAATCCATATTTTTATTCTTTGGTTGTTGATGTCTTTGCTTTATTTAACTTATCTGCATAAGCTTTCGCTTGCTGTATGCCGACATCATATTTTGTGCCGAATTTCGCCTGAACGTCTTCAATACCCATGTTCATCGCGCCTTCAAAATTGCCTTGCGAAATCATTTCATATTGCTTAGCCTGGAAAGCCTTTGATTCTTTGAAATTACCCCAGCTTCCTGTAAGGACATGATCGGTAGTTTTCATGACTATCGATGGTCCTGCTTTCTTGCTGACAGGGCTGACGGCATCAGCCACTAAATGATGTCTTTGCTCATCCGTCCCTACCGAAAGGTCTTTATAAGCTCCTCCTTGGGGTGCTTCAGGTTCCGTATGAGCCGAAGTCTTTGGTGCTACTGCAGCCTCAGGTACTTCGGGTTGAGCATTGACTTTTGGAGTATTTACGGGACTTTCAATCTCAAATCTACTTCCAGTATTATATTGACTTGAGTAGGCATTAACTCCGGCAGCAATAGCCCACATAACTGCTGTTCCATTTGTTGCCTTTTCTGTTCCAGCCGGCACCATGCCCATTGAAGTTTGATAACCAGCGGAAACATCACTGGCAAACTTGGTCGGAGTATTGAACCAACCTTTCACTGCATTTACCAAAGCGCCCCAATCCGGCCACATTCCGTCCGGATCTGTAAAACGCATCGGATCATCAAAAGCATAACCGTATGGCGTTTCACGCCTGCCTTTCTCCGCCAGCGGATCCACACTCGTCCATCTCCCAATCACCGGATCATAGAACCTTGCGCCATAATCGTAAAGCCCCGTCTCATCCTGCAACTCCTTGTGATTGTAAAGATAGTGATTTGGCGAACTTGGCAAAGTACCGATCAAACTTTGTATGGTATACCCAAACGCATAATAATCATTTCTTTGCGAATTCAGCGGTGTAAGCTGGTTCACCGCGTCCGACGGGTCCCAGGTGGTGGTCAGCCTGGTGTTGCCCAGGTGGTCCTTCAGGTCGTACTCGTATTTGTACACCGTTCCGTTTTTCCTCGCCCTGCCTTCTTCGGTCTGGATAAAGGAAATCACGGGATAGGTCCCGGTATATTCGTACTGGATGCCGTTCACGTACTCCGTGACAATGGTCGTGCTTCCGCTTGTCGACAGCTTCCTCAGTTTCCTGCCCGCGGCATCGTAGATGTAGGCAACCGATATGCCTGCCCCGACCGCCGTCTGCGGCAGGTTCAGCATGTTGTAGGTTTGGGTAAGCCCCTTGTTCAGGTCCATCAGCTGGTTGCCGTTGCCATCGTAGGTATACTCTCCCGCCTGGCTTACCGCGTTGTTAAAACCAGCCGTTGTACCGAGATCGTCTACCCGGTCAATCTTATTCCCACTTACATAAGTGTACGTCAGGCTGTCTATGGCTATCCTGGTCGTCGACGGTTTATCATACCTGTTCAGCTTCGTGATGTTGCCCATCACGTCGTAGGTCGCGTTCTCATTATAAAAATTGTCGTTGGCTGTGGTAGTGGTACTCACGGCGTTGGTCAGCCTGTTCAGCTTGTCGTAGACGTAGTTATAGGTAAGGGCCGGGTAGCTGGTGCCCGACAGGGCCGCAGTCTTCACCGTGGTGCTGCCGATGTTGCCGTTGTACTGCGGCGTTGCCGCGTTGTCGTACTTCAGCTCCATGCCAAACTGGTCGTTGGTATCGGTATTGGTGGTCCCGCCGTCGGCGCTTAGGTTGGGGTTGTTGATGTTCGTGAGCCAGCCCCCGCTGCCGCAAGCCTCCAGGCTTGTGCGCCCACATGCTAAGTATACGCCATGCCTTTAGGGCAGTCAACAATTTTGTTGTTAACATTAATGTTCTTGTATTACTCCTTTACTCCGTTTAAAAATACAAAATCCCGGATGAAACGTGCACCCGGGATTGGCATATTCATTACGTAGCACAGCGTTTACCTATCAGCGTACCACAAGCCTGGAGGCTTGCGGTAGCTGAGGGTTCAAAAGCCCTCACGGTAGCTGGAATAATCACTTAAAGCCTAAACATGCTTCTTGGTAGTCAAAAATACCCGCTTTAAGCCCATGCTCTAAATACTTTTTAACTATACCATAGGGAATGCTTTTGGGAATTTCAATAGAGATCAATTTATTTAGATGACTTCCTTCCCAATTACAACCAAGCATTTCTAATTCTTTTGTTACACGAGTAATGTCATTCTCGCTAAAGAAAATGATTCGGACTACACTATTCCCGGAGGCTTCTATTAACTCATCAAAAAACAGCTGACCATCATCATCTTGTATTGATACGATATCACCTGGTGCTATATTCTTAGCAAAAAAGGGTATGTTATCAATCCTGTAGTAATTTCCAACTTTTGTCGACCAAACACTTTCTATTTGATAGTTCTCTTCATCTTTATAGACTAACAATACTTTATCTTTCATATTAACCTTTATCTAAATTACATTTTCGGCATTTAACTTTTCCATTATCTGGATTGCCTCTTCCGCCATGTCTCTTTCGTTTGTCGTGATCAACATGCGCTTCATTATCAGGAGGAGTTACACCTTTTTTATGTTGTTTAGCAGGTTCAACAACAACGCCACAGCTATCACAATGCATTGTTCCGTTATTTTTTTCTGCGTTTAAATCCTTTACCACTTTTGATCCAGCTGGTGTAAAATCCTTGCCGGATCTGTCTTTCTGGTTTAGTTTAGCAGCTTTTTCTTCTAAACTTGTTGGACTATCCTTTCTTTGAGTCGTATTTGGGGATTGGGATTGTGATGCATTACTGCTGCTCTGTGACGCATTACTGTTGCTATTAAATATCTTATCCATGACCCACATGAATCCAGCACCAGCTGCTGCACCAACTATAACAACCCCAGCAACAGGCAATGTTAACGCATTTCCAGGTCCAGTTGGAGCTCCCCCCAGTGCAATAGTCCCACCTAATGCCAAGCCTCCACCCATGATACCACCGGCAGTAACTTTTGCAGCTGTAGTAGGATCTCCGCAACAGTCACCCTCGCCGCCATCATTGATATCTTCCCCAAACATCCCATCAGGATCTGTATGTCTAATAGGGTCATCAAAGGTATAGTTGTATAGGGAAGCCCTTCTTTCCTCTTCCGCCAATGGATCAACACTCGTCCACCTACCAATCACCGGGTCATAGAACCTTGCGCCATAATCATATAGCCCGGTCTCGTCCTGCAGCTCCTTGTGATTGTAAAGATAGTGATTTGGAGAACTTGGCAAAGTGCCGATCAAACTTTGTATGGTATACCCAAACGCATAATAATCATTTCTTTGCGAATTCAGCGGCGTAAGCTGGTTCGCCGCGTCCGTCGGATCCCAGGTGGTGGTCAGCCTGGTGTTGCCCAGGTGGTCCTTCAGGTCGTACTCGTATTTGTACACCGTTCCGTTTTTCCTCGCCCGGCCTTCCTCCGTCTGGATAAAGGAAATCACGGGATAGGTTCCGGTATATTCGTACTGGATGCCGTTCACGTACTCCGTGACAGTGGTCGTGCTTCCGCTTGTCGACAGCTTCCTCAGTTTCCTGCCCGCGGCATCGTAGATGTAGGCAACCGATATGCCTGCCCTGACCGCCGTCTGCGGCAGGTTGAGCATGTTGTAGGTTTGGGTAAGCCCCTTGTTCAGGTCCATCAGCTGGTTGCCGTTGCCGTCATAGGTGTATTCCGCCGCCTGGTTCGCGCCGTTGATGAAGCCCGCTGCCGTGCCAAGTTCGTCGATCCGATCTATCTTGTTCCCACTTACGTATGTGTACGTCAGGCTGTCAATCGCTATGCGGGAGCTTGCAGGCTTGTCGTACCTGTTCAGCTTCGTGATGTTGCCCATCACGTCGTAGGTCACGTTCTCATTATAAAAATTGTCGTTGGTTGTGGTAGTGGTACTCACGGCGTTGGTCAGCCGGTTCAGCTTGTCGTAAGCATAGTTATAGGTAAGGGCCGGGTAGCTGGTGCCCGACAGGGCCGCAGTCTTCACCGTGGTGCTGCCGATGTTGCCGTTGTACTGCGGCGTTGCAGCGTTGTCGTACTTCAGCTCCATGCCAAACTGGTCGTTGGTATCAGTATTGGTGATCCCGCCGTCGGCGCTTAGGGTGGGATTGTTGATGTTCGTCAGCCAGCCCCGCGCGTTGTAGCGGTAGTCTACGTTCTGCAGGAAGTTCAATGTGCCGTTGATGGCATGCAGCCCCTTCCTGGTCAGCTGCCCCAACTCGTTGTAATAGGCCGCCGATACCCGTATGGTGCCCTGGACGGCGTTGGTGCTGTCCTGCAGTTGGCTGGTGGCCGACCTGCGCCTGCCCATGTGGTCGTAGGAAAACCCCTCGGACGACATCAGCTTCTGCACCGGGGACGTCCTGGCGGCGTTGGCGACGTAGTGCAAGTGATAGGTGAACGCTACCTGCTTATTAAAGTTGTACCCGGTGGCCACGTCGTCGTAGTTGTACTGGCTCAGTGCCGACGAGCCGCCCACGTAATGCTGGCTGAACGTGCGGATCACCTGCCCGTCCTCGTTGTAATAGGGCACCGTCCACAGGTAATCGCCCGTGGTGTTCAGCACCAGGGTTTTCGTCGCGGTTTGTAAACCGGTTGTCCGCTTGGTGTACAGCGTATTGCTTTGCTGGTTGTACAACGACGGAATACCGAGTACGTTGGTATACAGGTCATAATAAGACACCGTGAGCGTTGTGGTATAGGTATTGGGCCAGGCATTGCCCGTGTAGCCGGTGCTGCCCGTGGTAGCGGGAGCCTCCCAAAGCGTGGTAACCGCATCGGCCAGCGCCTGCACGGCTACGTGGTTATCGGTACCGCTGCTGCCGTTCTGAAAAATACCCGTAATCACCGGCCTGCCCAGCGCGTCGTACTTGGTTATCGTCCATTCCTGGCTCGCCTTCATCCGCTGTACCGAATCCTGGGTAGCTATAGCCTGGTCAAGCGCATTGTAAATGGTAAATTCCCATCCTTTGCCCGGCACTTTTTTTTGGAATAGCCTGCCCCGGGCATCGTAGCGGTATTGGTAGCAGAAGTTGTCAAGAGTGCTTTTGCTGATAGCGGCCGCCGAGTCCGGCTTTGCCCCCGGCGGCAGCACGAAGCACAGGTTCCCAATGTCGTCATACACGTAATAGGTGCTCAGCATCTGGGCCGTGCTGCCTTTAATGTTATACGTCCGTTTAAGCACTACATGGCCGTCCTTATCCTTGTACTCCTCCGTGGTGCCAAAGCAACCGTCGGTTGGTTTCCAGTTTTCGTTGCGGGCAATACTCACAAACAGCTGCCCGCTGCCGTAGGTGGCCGTATTGCCTGCGCGTACCAGCAACCGGCTGCCGTTGGTGTTCACCGTCGCGGTATACAGGGCCGCCATCCGGCTGCCGGTATTGGACGAGGTGACGTTAGTGGTGCTGAATGCGCTTTGGTCGTTGATGGTTTGAACCATGCGCAGCGTATTTTTGTTGCTGGCCGCATCCGGCGCGGCCCCGGGCTGCCAGGCCTGCCCGGGCGCACCCTGCTCAATTACCGTGTTCAGTGGCGAGGCCTCAAAGCCGGTAACCGAATATGGATAAGGCGTAAGCACCACCCCGCTCGTCTGCTGCCCCTCGGCGGTACCGTTTGCCGGATTATAAAAAGCCCTTACACCCGCACCCGTGGTAAGTGCGTCGCTGCGGTAAGCGCCGTAGCTGGTATTGGTTGTCCGGTAGGGCAAATACGTTACGGCTTCCCTCCCAAAGGCATCATAAGTATGGGGCAGAATCACGTCGTACCCCGCAGGCGATGCCTGCATCTGTACCGTTTGCAGCGGCCGGCCAAGGCCGTCCACGTAGTCTATCGTCGTCATTACAGAATCCTTGACCCCCGTCAGCTGGTCAAGCCGGGTATTGGTAGCGATGGGTACGCGCGGCACCCTGGTACGGATGTAGTTTTGGGTGGAGGTTTGGCCGTGCGTCGCGCTTACGGTGAAAAACACTCCTGCCATTAGCAGGAAACTCTTATATATTTTTTTTGGCAATTCCATTTGTTTGTCTGAATAAGTGTTTAAGGTTATACCATGATGGAATTATTAGTTCTCGGGGTTTACCGGTATATAGCCGGTGCCTGGCTGTACGGTTATCTGTGTACTGGGCGTGTAGCAGATCTGCTTATCCGCCGTGCCGAAGCAGCCCGAAATGATGATCGATCCGCTGGTTGCCTGGTTGGTGCCCGCCGTTATGGTAATCGTGGCATTGGTAGTAGTCACCTCGGGGTTTGGCGTGCGCCCATCGGCATACGAGCGGCTGGTTACATAGCTGTAATTAACCGTAAGGGTAACCGGCGCGTTTACCAAAACAGTGCAATTGGCATCGCTGTAGGTATTAAACTTCAGCGTGTTATACGTTAGCCCGTTGCTTACGCTGGTGCTGCCTACCGTTTGCTTTACATAAACAGTTGCAGGCAGGGGGCACGCGGTGGTATTGGTACCGTTGCTTACCCACCGGGTCTGGTTGTAGGTGACGCTCAGGGGGTTGGTATCGGCCTGCTGCTTCTGCTGCTCGCCTGTATTGGCGCCGCCCGACTGTACGCACATCGTGGTGCCGTTATCTGTCCACACCGGCGCCAGCGATACATAGTTATAGCTGTAGTTTTTCAGTATCTTGCCGTTCTGATCCTTAATGTTCAGCAGCCTGGCCAGCCCATCGTATTCGTAATAGGTGGTCATGTTCCGGGCGTCGGTAGCGCTGGTCATACCTACCAGCGGCTCGTAGGTATAAGTACTCATCTGCGCGTCCGATGGGTACAGCCTCACGTCATCAAACCATACCTTGGTGCCGCCGTTTAATGCGCCATTGTTGTCGATGCGGATGTTCAGCTGGGTGACGTCGGCAGGCAC is drawn from Mucilaginibacter ginsenosidivorax and contains these coding sequences:
- a CDS encoding DUF6443 domain-containing protein translates to MELPKKIYKSFLLMAGVFFTVSATHGQTSTQNYIRTRVPRVPIATNTRLDQLTGVKDSVMTTIDYVDGLGRPLQTVQMQASPAGYDVILPHTYDAFGREAVTYLPYRTTNTSYGAYRSDALTTGAGVRAFYNPANGTAEGQQTSGVVLTPYPYSVTGFEASPLNTVIEQGAPGQAWQPGAAPDAASNKNTLRMVQTINDQSAFSTTNVTSSNTGSRMAALYTATVNTNGSRLLVRAGNTATYGSGQLFVSIARNENWKPTDGCFGTTEEYKDKDGHVVLKRTYNIKGSTAQMLSTYYVYDDIGNLCFVLPPGAKPDSAAAISKSTLDNFCYQYRYDARGRLFQKKVPGKGWEFTIYNALDQAIATQDSVQRMKASQEWTITKYDALGRPVITGIFQNGSSGTDNHVAVQALADAVTTLWEAPATTGSTGYTGNAWPNTYTTTLTVSYYDLYTNVLGIPSLYNQQSNTLYTKRTTGLQTATKTLVLNTTGDYLWTVPYYNEDGQVIRTFSQHYVGGSSALSQYNYDDVATGYNFNKQVAFTYHLHYVANAARTSPVQKLMSSEGFSYDHMGRRRSATSQLQDSTNAVQGTIRVSAAYYNELGQLTRKGLHAINGTLNFLQNVDYRYNARGWLTNINNPTLSADGGITNTDTNDQFGMELKYDNAATPQYNGNIGSTTVKTAALSGTSYPALTYNYAYDKLNRLTNAVSTTTTTNDNFYNENVTYDVMGNITKLNRYDKPASSRIAIDSLTYTYVSGNKIDRIDELGTAAGFINGANQAAEYTYDGNGNQLMDLNKGLTQTYNMLNLPQTAVRAGISVAYIYDAAGRKLRKLSTSGSTTTVTEYVNGIQYEYTGTYPVISFIQTEEGRARKNGTVYKYEYDLKDHLGNTRLTTTWDPTDAANQLTPLNSQRNDYYAFGYTIQSLIGTLPSSPNHYLYNHKELQDETGLYDYGARFYDPVIGRWTSVDPLAEEERRASLYNYTFDDPIRHTDPDGMFGEDINDGGEGDCCGDPTTAAKVTAGGIMGGGLALGGTIALGGAPTGPGNALTLPVAGVVIVGAAAGAGFMWVMDKIFNSNSNASQSSSNASQSQSPNTTQRKDSPTSLEEKAAKLNQKDRSGKDFTPAGSKVVKDLNAEKNNGTMHCDSCGVVVEPAKQHKKGVTPPDNEAHVDHDKRKRHGGRGNPDNGKVKCRKCNLDKG
- a CDS encoding DUF4265 domain-containing protein, translated to MKDKVLLVYKDEENYQIESVWSTKVGNYYRIDNIPFFAKNIAPGDIVSIQDDDGQLFFDELIEASGNSVVRIIFFSENDITRVTKELEMLGCNWEGSHLNKLISIEIPKSIPYGIVKKYLEHGLKAGIFDYQEACLGFK
- a CDS encoding RHS repeat domain-containing protein; its protein translation is MELKYDNAATPQYNGNIGSTTVKTAALSGTSYPALTYNYVYDKLNRLTNAVSTTTTANDNFYNENATYDVMGNITKLNRYDKPSTTRIAIDSLTYTYVSGNKIDRVDDLGTTAGFNNAVSQAGEYTYDGNGNQLMDLNKGLTQTYNMLNLPQTAVGAGISVAYIYDAAGRKLRKLSTSGSTTIVTEYVNGIQYEYTGTYPVISFIQTEEGRARKNGTVYKYEYDLKDHLGNTRLTTTWDPSDAVNQLTPLNSQRNDYYAFGYTIQSLIGTLPSSPNHYLYNHKELQDETGLYDYGARFYDPVIGRWTSVDPLAEKGRRETPYGYAFDDPMRFTDPDGMWPDWGALVNAVKGWFNTPTKFASDVSAGYQTSMGMVPAGTEKATNGTAVMWAIAAGVNAYSSQYNTGSRFEIESPVNTPKVNAQPEVPEAAVAPKTSAHTEPEAPQGGAYKDLSVGTDEQRHHLVADAVSPVSKKAGPSIVMKTTDHVLTGSWGNFKESKAFQAKQYEMISQGNFEGAMNMGIEDVQAKFGTKYDVGIQQAKAYADKLNKAKTSTTKE
- a CDS encoding RHS repeat domain-containing protein, yielding MDGSSSLSQYNYDDVTTGYNFVKQVISNLRRHYVANAAKTSPIQKLLSSEGYSYDHMGRRRSNSSQLQDSTNTIQGAVRVSLASYNEIGQLTKKGLHSINGTSNFLQNVDYRYNPRGWLTNINNPTLSVDGGITNTDTNDQFGMELKYDNAATPQYNGNIGSTTVKTTALSGTSYPALTYNYAYDKLNRLTNAVSTTTTPNDNFYNENVTYDVMGNITKLNRYDKPASSRIAIDSLTYTYVSGNKIDRIDELGTAAGFINGANQAAEYTYDGNGNQLMDLNKGLTQTYNMLNLPQTAVRAGISVAYIYDAAGRKLRKLSTSGSTTTVTEYVNGIQYEYTGTYPVISFIQTEEGRARKNGTVYKYEYDLKDHLGNTRLTTTWDPSDAANQLTPLNSQRNDYYAFGYTIQSLIGTLPSSPNHYLYNHKELQDETRLYDYGARFYDPVIGRWGAVDPLAEKGRRWSPYVYGFDDPIRFEDPDGMWPDWQAWGHEIKQSFVGHYQAIKQVLTTNPLTTAKKALVGMAINAQKHPVETILNAATGGNYDRAKESFTLIKSVVTDNAKTGGPIIGNSTANVVDVAGRSCRK
- a CDS encoding immunity protein Imm33 domain-containing protein yields the protein MRIIRTIRITNQNNYLITTGLKRFIGFELRLMTCEKDENQYIQLLTYLINYFLDYKPIINDNQTIAYHSWILKFIFINKTINLFEAQSNGDGFIEGAEYGITVVSEQIKECQDQNSIPIFPLFNQMIVISEGVLEGDFVDAVRYPSPQHMTGWWLTTNLYNNDIKTLKTIHYHHLAFKRPDLIKYLALPFGFRFLSENKMIWFDEGVLS